The sequence GACGATCACGCCGCCCTCGCCCTGGACCGGCTCCAGGATCACGCACACCTCGCCCGGGTGCGCCCTCAGCTCGGCCTCCAGGGCGTCGGCGTCGCCGTACGGCAGATGCTGGAAGTCGGGGACGAGCGGGCGGAACGGCGCCTGGTAGACGTCCTTCGCGGTCGCCGACAGGGCGCCCAGCGTCTTGCCGTGGTAGCCGCCCCGCATCGAGATCGTCCGCTTGTAGCCGCCCGCACGGGCCAGCTTCAGACCCGTCTCCACCGCCTCCGCGCCGGACAGCGCGAAGTGCACGCGGTCGAGACCGGCCGGCAGCACCGACACCAGTGCCTCGGCGGCGCGGGCCACCGTCGGCTCCAGCAGGATGCGGGTCGCGGTGGGGTGGGTGCGCAGCTGGCGCTCCACCTCCTCCATCACGATCGGGTGCCGGGCGCCCATGATGAACACGCCGTAGCCGCCGGCGTTCAGGAAGCGCTCACCGTCGCTGGTGGTGAGCCAGGCGCCCTCGGACGCCACCTCCATATGGCTGCCGAACAACTCGGCCAGCGTGGCCCGGCCCTTGCTGAGGTGGGCCCGGTACAGATGGAGAATCTCCGCCTCGTCGACGACGGCCGATGTCGCCGGAGACTCTTGAATGACGGTCACGTGTCGCTCACTCCAAAGGGGTTGGGTGGGGGAAGCGCCCCGAAGGGGCGCGGGGCTCTGCCGTTACGCGGCTCCGCCGCGCGGCCGCGACCGGCCGCGTTCGGCCCGCAGCCGCCCGCTCGGCTCTTCCGGCCGGGCTCTACGCCAGAACCAGCGGCCCCCCGCCGAAGTACGCGAGAAGCGGCTCCGAGGCGGCGATACGGGACGGCGGATGGAATGCCAGCGCACGCGTAGCGGCGGCGGCTTGCGCACTCGCCGAGTTGCTGATGAACTCCAGCCCGCCGAGCAGCTCCAACGCCCGCCCGACGATGTCCGGCAGCGCGTTCTGCACCGCGTACCGGGCCACCAGCACCCGGGCCACCGACTCCTCGTCGCCGGGCTCCGCGCCGGTGCCGCGGGCCACGCCCTCCAGCAGGGCGAGGGCGGCCTCCATGTCGACGGCGAGCGCGGCCCGCTCCTCGGCCCCGCCGCGCTTGCGCTCCAGCACCTGCTCCACCAGCGCGGCGGCGGCGCCCGCGTACCCGGCGGAGATCAGCATCTCGAACCACACGAACCCGGCCGACTGCAGGTCGTCCAGGCGCGTCGGATCGTCGGCGCCGGCCCGTACGACCATCTCCGCCGGGACGAACACGTCCTCCAGACGCACCTCGTCGCTCTCCGCGCCGGCCAGCAGGTCGTTGCCCCAGAAGTCGTGCACGGACATGCCGGGCGCGTCGGCGGGCACCAGCGCGAGCGCCAGCTCAGGCTCGCCGCCCTCCTCGCCGTGGATGGCGATCGACGCGGTGAGCAGGCTCATCGAACGGGACAGGCTGCACGGCTTCTTCGAGCCGGACAGCAGGAACCCGCCCTCCACCGGGCGCGCGGTCACGGCCGGCTTCAGGATGTTCTGGGCGGTACGGCCCTCGGCCCAGCCGGAGGCCATCACCTGCTGCTCGGGCACGATCCGGTGCAGCAGATCGGTCTGCGCGTCACTGAGCCGGCCCGACTTGACCGCCAGCGAGTACAGCATCGCGGCGGTGAAGTGGTGCATGGACACGGCCGCGACCAGCGACGGCGAGAGCGCGCCGAGAGCCAGCTGGACCCGCAGCGCCTCGAGCGGGGCGGCGCCGTGACCACCGTAGGTCTCGGGTATGAGCAGGCCGACCCCGCCGTGGATGCGGAAGAGGTCGATCACGGGGCTGCCGGGCCGCTCCCGCTCGGCGTACGGAATCTGGTCCAGCTCCTTGAGCAGTCCGGGGTGGAACCGCTCGCAGACGGTCCGGGCAGCATCGAGGGAACGCACGGGAAACCTCCGGAAGACGTCGAAACGGGCTGTCAGGCGCCGAAGACCGCGTCGTACGGGCTCACGTCGCGGGCGATGCTGACTCCCTGCACGTGGGAGGTCTTGAGCATCGGGTAGTTGGCCTCACCGAACGCGCCGCCGGTGCGGCCGGTGCCGCCGTGGCTCGGCAGGTAGGGCAGGAAGCCGATGTGGGAGTCGTTGACCTTCAGCAGACCGCCGTTGACGGTGCGGCGCACGAACGTCTCGATGACATGGTCCGAGCGCGACCACAGGGAGTTGCGCAGCCCGTAGTCGTTGCTGTTGACGAACTGCAGGAAGGCCTCGAGCAGGGCGTCGTCGTTGTCGCGTTCGGCGACCACGATCGGGACCAGCGGGAAGAACGTCTCCTCCCGGACCACGTCGTAGGTCCGAGCCCGGTCCAGGCCGTCCACTCGCACCACCGTCGGCTGCAGGAAGACACCCGTCTCGGAGACGGTGCCGTCGACCTCGGTGCGGTTGCCGCCGGTGACCAGCTCGGCGCCGTTGTCCAGCGCCTGGCGCAGCAGCCGGAAGAACCGCTCGCTGCGCCTGACCGGCGACAGCAGCACGTCCTCCTCCTCGGGCAGACCCGGCTTGATGCCCTTGACCTGCTCCTTCACCTCGGCGATCAGCGCCTCGGCGATCTCCGGGTGCACCAGGACGTAGTTGGGCACCATGCAGATCTGCCCGGAGCCGTAGAAGGCCTCCGTGATGGCCTCGGCCGCCCACTTCACGTCGGCGTCCTTCCACACCACGATGCCGTCGTTGCCGGCGAGTTCGAGGATCGGCTTCTTGCCGTGCGCCACGCAGCTCTGCTCGAAGCGCAGGCCCTCCTGGCTGCCGCCGATGTAGAAGATGTCGTTGATCAGCGGGTCGGCGATCCAGCGGTCCATGGTCTGCTTCGGGTTGGAGCACACCGCGTTGAGCACCCCGGCCGGCGCGTCGGCCTCCTCCAGCAGCGGGGCGACGATGTCGCGCAGCAGCCACATGGTGGACAACGCGATGCTGCGCGGCGCCCGCACCACCACGGCGTTGCCCGCCATGAGGGCCAGCACGCACAGAGCGGCACTGGGCAGCGGGGCGTTCTGCGGCGGGTTGAAGGCGACCACACCGTCCGGCTGGCGGTGCAGGATCAGCTTGCGGCCGTTGTACTCCTTCTCGACCCGCATCTGCTTCAGGTACCAGCGCAAAGAGCCGGGTGCGTAGATCTGCAGCAGGCAGCTCAGCTCCCAGCGGGCCAGCTTCACC is a genomic window of Streptomyces griseochromogenes containing:
- a CDS encoding acyl-CoA dehydrogenase family protein — its product is MRSLDAARTVCERFHPGLLKELDQIPYAERERPGSPVIDLFRIHGGVGLLIPETYGGHGAAPLEALRVQLALGALSPSLVAAVSMHHFTAAMLYSLAVKSGRLSDAQTDLLHRIVPEQQVMASGWAEGRTAQNILKPAVTARPVEGGFLLSGSKKPCSLSRSMSLLTASIAIHGEEGGEPELALALVPADAPGMSVHDFWGNDLLAGAESDEVRLEDVFVPAEMVVRAGADDPTRLDDLQSAGFVWFEMLISAGYAGAAAALVEQVLERKRGGAEERAALAVDMEAALALLEGVARGTGAEPGDEESVARVLVARYAVQNALPDIVGRALELLGGLEFISNSASAQAAAATRALAFHPPSRIAASEPLLAYFGGGPLVLA
- a CDS encoding aldehyde dehydrogenase family protein — translated: MLREAAQEESAEAPSGLKSYDLYIAGKDVAGDGWVYTVSGRSLLEDVFTSVSLKRSLEQDPESEAAKHPYVVGRCAIADDSAIDLATQAAAAAAPDWAAVPLERRMQLGTRFREELIKHQDEFLRMLVAESHPVKLARWELSCLLQIYAPGSLRWYLKQMRVEKEYNGRKLILHRQPDGVVAFNPPQNAPLPSAALCVLALMAGNAVVVRAPRSIALSTMWLLRDIVAPLLEEADAPAGVLNAVCSNPKQTMDRWIADPLINDIFYIGGSQEGLRFEQSCVAHGKKPILELAGNDGIVVWKDADVKWAAEAITEAFYGSGQICMVPNYVLVHPEIAEALIAEVKEQVKGIKPGLPEEEDVLLSPVRRSERFFRLLRQALDNGAELVTGGNRTEVDGTVSETGVFLQPTVVRVDGLDRARTYDVVREETFFPLVPIVVAERDNDDALLEAFLQFVNSNDYGLRNSLWSRSDHVIETFVRRTVNGGLLKVNDSHIGFLPYLPSHGGTGRTGGAFGEANYPMLKTSHVQGVSIARDVSPYDAVFGA